The following are encoded together in the Xanthobacter autotrophicus Py2 genome:
- a CDS encoding cysteine synthase A (TIGRFAM: cysteine synthase; cysteine synthase A~PFAM: Pyridoxal-5'-phosphate-dependent protein beta subunit~KEGG: rpa:RPA0557 cysteine synthase, cytosolic O-acetylserine(thiol)lyase) — translation MAGPAAKIVPAAQPRPGRGRVYDSITETIGNTPLVRLKRLAELRGAKAEILAKLEFFNPISSVKDRIGVAMIEAMEAAGVLDQDTVLVEPTSGNTGIALAFVAAARGYRLILVMPESMSVERRKMLAILGAELVLTPANLGMKGAVARAEQLIAELPKAAMPQQFKNKANPDIHRRTTAEEIWNDTDGKVDAVVAGVGTGGTITGIGQVLKPRKASLKMIAVEPEDSPVLSGGSPGPHKIQGIGAGFVPDVLDRSIIDEVVTVGNQTAFDTARALARYEGIPGGISSGAAVAAALEIAVRDDMAGKSIVVIVPSFAERYLSTALFEGL, via the coding sequence ATGGCAGGACCTGCCGCCAAGATCGTGCCCGCCGCCCAGCCTCGTCCGGGGCGCGGCCGCGTCTATGATTCCATCACCGAGACCATAGGCAACACGCCGCTGGTGCGGCTGAAGCGCCTCGCCGAGCTGCGCGGGGCCAAAGCCGAGATTCTGGCCAAGCTCGAATTCTTCAATCCCATCTCCAGCGTCAAGGACCGCATCGGCGTCGCCATGATCGAGGCGATGGAGGCGGCCGGCGTGCTGGACCAGGACACGGTTCTGGTGGAGCCCACTTCCGGCAATACCGGCATCGCGCTGGCCTTCGTGGCAGCGGCCCGCGGCTACCGGCTGATCCTGGTGATGCCCGAGAGCATGTCGGTGGAGCGCCGCAAGATGCTCGCCATTCTCGGCGCCGAGCTGGTGCTGACCCCGGCGAACCTGGGCATGAAGGGCGCCGTCGCCCGCGCCGAGCAGCTCATCGCCGAGTTGCCCAAGGCGGCCATGCCCCAGCAGTTCAAGAACAAGGCCAACCCGGACATCCACCGCCGCACCACGGCCGAGGAGATTTGGAACGACACCGACGGCAAGGTGGACGCGGTGGTGGCCGGTGTCGGCACCGGCGGCACCATCACCGGCATCGGCCAGGTGCTGAAGCCGCGCAAGGCCTCGCTCAAGATGATCGCGGTGGAGCCCGAGGATTCCCCGGTGCTGTCCGGCGGCTCCCCCGGCCCCCACAAGATCCAGGGCATCGGCGCCGGCTTCGTGCCGGACGTGCTCGACCGCTCCATCATCGACGAGGTGGTGACGGTGGGCAACCAGACCGCGTTCGACACCGCGCGGGCGCTGGCCCGCTACGAGGGCATCCCCGGCGGGATCTCCTCCGGCGCGGCCGTGGCGGCGGCGCTGGAGATCGCGGTGCGCGACGACATGGCCGGCAAGTCCATCGTGGTGATCGTGCCGTCCTTCGCCGAGCGCTATCTCTCGACGGCCCTGTTCGAAGGCCTCTGA
- a CDS encoding transcriptional regulator, BadM/Rrf2 family (TIGRFAM: putative transcriptional regulator, Rrf2 family~PFAM: protein of unknown function UPF0074~KEGG: rru:Rru_A3795 transcriptional regulator, BadM/Rrf2 family), with protein sequence MPRLSDKSLLAIAAVVDVAVHARGAPVAAKALAARHGLPPRRLEPVLQALVHAGVLKGVRGPRGGYELARERRRVSVAEIVRVVEGAEEEKEIILPPLVTEVVQPAVAAAEDTFDTALDAVTLEDLCRSADGKGHGSEHERIDFAI encoded by the coding sequence ATGCCGCGTTTATCCGACAAAAGCCTCCTCGCCATTGCAGCCGTCGTGGATGTGGCCGTGCACGCGCGCGGCGCTCCGGTGGCTGCCAAGGCACTCGCAGCCCGGCACGGCCTTCCGCCCCGCCGGCTTGAGCCCGTGCTCCAGGCGCTGGTCCATGCCGGCGTGCTGAAGGGGGTGCGCGGTCCCCGCGGCGGCTACGAGCTGGCGCGCGAGCGCCGGCGCGTCTCCGTCGCCGAGATCGTCCGGGTCGTCGAGGGGGCCGAGGAGGAGAAGGAAATCATCCTGCCCCCGCTGGTGACCGAGGTGGTCCAGCCTGCCGTTGCGGCGGCCGAGGATACGTTCGACACTGCGCTCGACGCGGTGACGCTCGAGGACCTCTGCCGCAGCGCCGATGGCAAGGGCCACGGTTCGGAGCACGAGAGGATCGATTTCGCCATTTGA
- a CDS encoding deoxyuridine 5'-triphosphate nucleotidohydrolase Dut (TIGRFAM: deoxyuridine 5'-triphosphate nucleotidohydrolase Dut~PFAM: deoxyUTP pyrophosphatase~KEGG: nha:Nham_0052 deoxyuridine 5'-triphosphate nucleotidohydrolase (dut)), protein MSRPSVRIQRLPHGEGLPLPAYATEGAAGLDLSSALPEETPLILLPGAFAAVPTGFAIALPEGFEAQVRPRSGLARKHGVSVLNTPGTIDWDYRGELMVLLINHGPEPFTVTRGMRIAQMVVAPVTQIMLEESGDLSETARGSGGFGSTGFGATFLKK, encoded by the coding sequence ATGAGCCGCCCTTCGGTCCGCATCCAGCGCCTGCCCCATGGCGAAGGCCTGCCCCTGCCCGCCTATGCCACCGAGGGCGCGGCCGGCCTCGACCTCTCCAGCGCCCTGCCGGAGGAGACCCCCCTCATCCTCCTGCCCGGGGCGTTCGCCGCCGTTCCCACCGGCTTCGCCATCGCCTTGCCGGAGGGCTTCGAGGCCCAGGTGCGTCCCCGCTCGGGCCTTGCCCGCAAGCACGGGGTGAGCGTGCTCAATACGCCCGGCACCATCGACTGGGATTATCGCGGCGAGCTGATGGTCCTGCTCATCAATCACGGGCCCGAGCCGTTCACCGTGACGCGGGGCATGCGCATCGCCCAGATGGTGGTTGCCCCGGTCACCCAAATAATGCTGGAAGAATCCGGAGATCTGAGTGAAACTGCACGCGGCTCCGGTGGTTTTGGTTCAACCGGCTTCGGAGCTACGTTTTTGAAGAAGTAG
- a CDS encoding phosphopantothenoylcysteine decarboxylase/phosphopantothenate--cysteine ligase (TIGRFAM: phosphopantothenoylcysteine decarboxylase/phosphopantothenate--cysteine ligase~PFAM: flavoprotein; DNA/pantothenate metabolism flavoprotein domain protein~KEGG: rsh:Rsph17029_2252 phosphopantothenoylcysteine decarboxylase/phosphopantothenate--cysteine ligase), whose translation MLNDKRILLLIGGGIAAYKCLELVRRLKERGAKVRAVMTRAAGQFVTPLSVGAITGERVFTDLFDLTAEHDIGHIRLSREADLVVVAPATADLLAKMAHGIADDLATTALLATDKPVLVAPAMNPRMWAHPATRRNVAQLRADGIAMVGPNAGAMAERDEFGEGRMAEPMEILAAIEAHFGIAEAPLLKGRRILVTSGPTHEPIDPVRYIANRSSGKQGHAIAAAARAAGAEVILVSGPAEVADPKGVKVIHAETAQQMLAAVEESLPVDAAVFAAAVADWRVADASDQKIKKTAGGAPTLTLVENPDILATIARHGTLRPRLVVGFAAETQEVVAHARDKRLRKGCDWIVANDVSPETGIMGGDVNTVHLVTAAGVEDWPSASKAEVARHLVARMAAELAGEAR comes from the coding sequence ATGCTTAACGATAAACGCATCCTCCTCCTGATCGGTGGCGGAATCGCCGCCTACAAGTGCCTGGAGCTGGTCCGCCGCCTGAAGGAACGCGGCGCGAAAGTGCGGGCGGTCATGACCCGGGCGGCCGGGCAGTTCGTCACCCCCCTGTCCGTGGGCGCGATCACCGGCGAGCGCGTCTTCACCGACCTGTTCGACCTCACCGCCGAACACGACATCGGACACATCCGCCTTTCGCGGGAGGCGGATCTTGTCGTGGTCGCGCCCGCCACGGCGGACCTGCTGGCCAAGATGGCACACGGCATCGCCGACGATCTTGCCACCACCGCGCTGCTCGCCACCGACAAGCCGGTGCTGGTGGCCCCCGCCATGAACCCGCGCATGTGGGCGCACCCCGCCACGCGGCGCAACGTGGCGCAGCTGCGTGCCGACGGCATCGCCATGGTGGGGCCCAACGCTGGCGCCATGGCAGAACGCGACGAGTTCGGGGAAGGCCGCATGGCCGAGCCCATGGAGATCCTCGCCGCCATCGAGGCCCATTTCGGGATCGCCGAGGCCCCCCTGCTCAAGGGGCGGCGCATCCTCGTGACCTCCGGTCCGACGCACGAGCCCATCGACCCGGTGCGCTACATCGCCAACCGTTCCTCCGGCAAGCAGGGCCACGCCATCGCCGCGGCGGCCCGGGCGGCGGGGGCGGAGGTGATTCTGGTGTCCGGCCCCGCCGAGGTCGCCGACCCCAAGGGGGTCAAGGTGATCCATGCTGAGACGGCGCAACAGATGCTGGCCGCCGTGGAGGAAAGCCTGCCGGTGGATGCCGCCGTGTTCGCCGCAGCGGTGGCCGACTGGCGCGTGGCCGACGCGTCCGACCAGAAGATCAAGAAGACCGCCGGCGGCGCCCCGACCCTGACCCTGGTGGAGAATCCCGACATCCTCGCCACCATCGCCCGCCATGGCACCCTGCGGCCGCGCCTCGTGGTGGGGTTCGCGGCCGAGACCCAGGAGGTGGTGGCCCATGCCCGCGACAAGCGCCTGCGCAAGGGCTGCGACTGGATCGTCGCCAACGACGTGTCGCCGGAAACCGGCATCATGGGAGGCGATGTGAACACCGTGCATCTTGTGACCGCTGCCGGGGTGGAGGACTGGCCCTCCGCCTCCAAGGCCGAAGTCGCCCGCCATCTGGTGGCGCGCATGGCCGCCGAACTTGCGGGAGAAGCCCGATGA
- a CDS encoding putative diguanylate cyclase (TIGRFAM: PAS sensor protein~KEGG: eba:ebA163 sensory box/GGDEF family protein) has translation MRGTSRQNGRSEPSASANDLRLTAIGGEFADPALEAVFRASRLGEALRQARVLFAASVILNALFLLSDWRFAGTAHFAVAVSARFVVILVSLLCLGAIYLANTPRRADLIYAFWQWGTASAVAVLVTSQSQLALLVVMMLPTIFYLAVPISFSWLLAGGIGSSLLLFYGYADMSIGWQVGLGLALAVASLNIALMIVVSRTNRMERQFWATAGEAQSANERLRISEDTLEKTFQAVPLPLVVARLDDGRHVKSNAAARRFYGGSLDALTGGLCGGCLEPEAASVFMGRLRSEGGVTGFETTVSVSGGEERRVVLAAAAIPMEPAPHLVAALVDVTERRVAEEQVLYAATHDGLTGLPNRAAFQDRLGAALAARRPGQGVCLLLIDLDGLNPHFPSKALISLS, from the coding sequence ATGAGGGGCACTTCTCGCCAGAACGGACGGTCTGAGCCGAGCGCGAGCGCGAACGATCTGCGACTGACCGCCATCGGCGGTGAGTTCGCCGATCCGGCGCTGGAGGCGGTATTCCGCGCAAGCCGCCTCGGCGAGGCGCTCCGGCAGGCGCGCGTCCTGTTTGCCGCCTCGGTGATCCTCAACGCGCTGTTTCTCCTCAGCGACTGGCGCTTTGCGGGAACCGCGCATTTCGCCGTGGCGGTGTCGGCGCGATTCGTGGTGATCCTGGTGTCGCTGCTTTGCCTCGGCGCGATCTACCTGGCGAACACCCCCCGGCGGGCCGACCTGATCTACGCGTTCTGGCAATGGGGTACGGCGAGCGCGGTGGCGGTGCTGGTGACCTCGCAAAGCCAGCTGGCGCTGCTGGTGGTCATGATGCTGCCCACCATCTTCTATCTGGCGGTGCCCATCTCCTTCTCCTGGCTGCTGGCCGGCGGCATCGGCAGCAGTCTCCTGCTGTTCTACGGCTATGCCGACATGTCCATCGGCTGGCAGGTGGGGCTGGGACTGGCGCTTGCCGTGGCCTCCCTGAACATCGCGCTGATGATCGTGGTGTCGCGCACCAACCGCATGGAGCGGCAGTTCTGGGCCACGGCGGGCGAGGCCCAGAGCGCGAACGAGCGGCTGCGCATCAGCGAGGACACGCTGGAGAAGACGTTCCAGGCGGTGCCGCTGCCCCTCGTGGTGGCGCGGCTCGACGATGGGCGGCACGTCAAGTCCAACGCGGCGGCCCGGCGCTTCTATGGCGGCTCGCTGGACGCGCTGACCGGCGGCCTTTGCGGTGGCTGCCTTGAGCCGGAGGCCGCCAGCGTTTTCATGGGCCGCCTGCGCTCCGAGGGCGGGGTGACCGGTTTCGAGACCACGGTCTCGGTGAGCGGAGGCGAGGAACGGCGCGTGGTGCTGGCGGCCGCCGCCATCCCCATGGAGCCGGCGCCGCACCTGGTGGCGGCGCTGGTGGACGTGACCGAGCGGCGCGTCGCCGAGGAGCAGGTGCTCTACGCGGCGACCCACGACGGGCTCACCGGCCTGCCCAATCGCGCCGCCTTCCAGGACCGTCTCGGCGCGGCGCTCGCAGCGCGCCGGCCGGGGCAGGGGGTTTGCCTGCTGCTGATCGATCTGGACGGTCTGAACCCACATTTCCCAAGTAAGGCGCTGATTTCGCTGTCCTGA
- a CDS encoding transposase IS4 family protein (PFAM: transposase IS4 family protein~KEGG: sil:SPO0489 ISSpo2, transposase), with the protein MDHPEGAGLQRADRVDFDPRVRLEFRGTQLSSDGGLLVMRELDDALGLSDLASAALRDTRSGKNTVHRLDGLFRQSVFGRLAGYEDVNDANRLACDPVMRQVVGGRAVDAQAASASQMGRFETETLALAGNRAALADLNGQWIDRFHDRNGLKYIVLDMDSSVSPTHGDQEGSAWSGHFDCSCYHPNFLFNQFGMLERCALRHGNVHSADGWRDVLDPVIARYAERDLGGRFFRADAAYAIPAIYERLEEARFFYAIRLPANAVLKDKIAHRLTRPVGRPSLTKVKRFFEEFEYQAASWDKERRVIAKIEWHPGELFPRVGFIVTNLPMEPDWVVRFYNQRGTAEQHIKEGKYAFRWTRLSCRKFRDNEVRLQLHALAYNLATFLRCIELPEAMADWSLTSLQLKLIKIGARVVRHARTITFQLAEVAVTGTMVRAILAAIRRLRAPPLCA; encoded by the coding sequence ATGGATCACCCAGAGGGTGCGGGCTTGCAACGGGCAGATCGGGTGGATTTCGACCCTCGCGTGCGGCTGGAATTTCGCGGCACGCAGCTCAGTTCCGACGGCGGCCTTCTGGTGATGCGCGAGCTTGATGACGCGCTCGGGTTGTCCGATTTGGCGTCAGCGGCGCTGCGCGATACTCGCTCTGGCAAGAACACGGTCCATCGGCTCGACGGCCTGTTCCGGCAATCAGTCTTTGGGCGGCTGGCCGGATACGAGGATGTCAACGACGCCAACCGTCTCGCCTGCGATCCGGTCATGCGCCAAGTTGTCGGCGGCAGAGCGGTCGATGCACAAGCGGCCTCGGCATCGCAGATGGGACGGTTCGAGACCGAGACGCTGGCTCTGGCCGGGAACCGTGCCGCGCTGGCCGACCTGAACGGGCAATGGATCGACCGGTTCCATGACCGTAACGGGCTGAAGTACATCGTTCTGGACATGGACAGCTCGGTCAGCCCGACCCATGGCGACCAGGAAGGGTCCGCCTGGAGTGGCCATTTCGACTGTAGCTGCTATCACCCCAACTTTCTGTTCAACCAGTTCGGGATGCTGGAACGCTGCGCCCTGCGCCATGGCAACGTCCACAGCGCCGATGGCTGGCGTGATGTTCTCGACCCCGTCATTGCGCGCTACGCGGAGCGCGACCTTGGTGGCAGGTTCTTCCGGGCCGATGCTGCCTACGCGATCCCGGCGATCTATGAGCGATTGGAAGAAGCGCGGTTCTTCTACGCCATCCGGCTGCCCGCAAACGCGGTCCTCAAGGACAAGATCGCGCATCGGCTAACGCGCCCTGTCGGGCGGCCGTCACTGACCAAGGTCAAGCGGTTCTTCGAGGAATTCGAGTATCAGGCGGCGTCCTGGGACAAGGAACGCCGGGTGATCGCCAAGATCGAATGGCATCCGGGCGAACTGTTCCCGCGTGTCGGCTTCATCGTCACCAACCTGCCGATGGAGCCGGACTGGGTGGTGCGGTTCTACAACCAGCGCGGCACCGCCGAGCAGCACATCAAAGAGGGCAAATACGCCTTTCGCTGGACGCGGCTGTCGTGCCGGAAGTTCCGCGACAATGAGGTGCGGCTGCAACTGCACGCCCTGGCGTACAACCTGGCCACCTTCTTGCGCTGCATCGAGCTGCCCGAGGCCATGGCCGACTGGTCGTTGACCAGCCTGCAACTGAAGCTGATCAAGATCGGGGCACGTGTGGTCCGTCACGCCCGCACCATCACCTTCCAGCTGGCCGAGGTCGCTGTCACCGGCACGATGGTACGCGCCATCCTCGCCGCTATCCGCCGATTGCGAGCGCCACCGCTATGCGCATGA
- a CDS encoding diguanylate cyclase/phosphodiesterase (TIGRFAM: diguanylate cyclase~PFAM: GGDEF domain containing protein; EAL domain protein~KEGG: sensory box/GGDEF family protein): protein MRMIAIHAQTERKRLDRSVRCAEKRRPWARKQRLRGLIRPDPAVCATAGAACGRKSLSSARIQALFTSNDTPLGECRLKDVNDTLGHDAGDAALMETAHRLDALLEPDGLLARLGGDEFVAVVKGAAPVAAGQRLAHAILAELRRPVLHAGRHFTTRASIGLAACPDHDCSYGELMKDADLALYAAKQQGRNRAVVYAPAMRQAVLERVALNRAMRAALAEDEIIPYYQPKVSLVTGRIEGLEALVRWRRSPHSVLSPGSFEAALTDPELAVLIGERMVRRVSTDVRGWIEAGHPCGRIAINLAPAQFAGGDLAATLLRQFHAAGVEPTHFDVEITETVFLGRSSDHVAPILDELYRAGVRIALDDFGTGYAGLIHLKQLPIDTIKIDQSFVKDIERDAFDTAIVCAVIDLGRNLGMRVVAEGLETAGQARFLKDKRCELAQGFFFFRPLDGAEMTELLRKEGDEAAAARLATFETN from the coding sequence ATGCGCATGATCGCGATCCACGCTCAAACTGAACGAAAGCGGCTGGACAGATCTGTCCGCTGCGCTGAAAAACGCCGCCCCTGGGCAAGGAAACAGCGGCTTCGCGGTCTGATCCGTCCAGATCCAGCAGTCTGCGCGACCGCAGGTGCCGCTTGCGGCAGAAAATCCTTGTCTAGCGCTCGGATACAGGCGCTCTTCACCTCAAACGACACGCCACTTGGGGAATGCAGGCTGAAGGACGTCAACGACACCCTCGGCCACGATGCCGGCGACGCGGCGCTGATGGAGACCGCCCACCGGCTGGATGCCCTGCTGGAGCCGGACGGCCTGCTGGCCCGGCTCGGCGGGGACGAGTTCGTGGCGGTGGTGAAGGGGGCGGCGCCGGTCGCCGCCGGCCAGCGGCTGGCCCACGCCATTCTCGCCGAACTACGCCGGCCGGTGCTGCACGCCGGACGCCATTTCACCACCCGGGCCAGCATCGGGCTCGCCGCCTGCCCGGACCACGATTGCTCCTATGGCGAACTGATGAAGGACGCCGACCTCGCCCTTTATGCCGCCAAGCAGCAGGGCCGCAACCGCGCGGTGGTCTACGCCCCGGCCATGCGGCAGGCGGTGCTGGAGCGGGTGGCGCTCAACCGCGCCATGCGGGCTGCGCTGGCGGAGGACGAGATCATTCCCTATTACCAGCCCAAGGTGTCGCTCGTGACTGGGCGCATCGAGGGGCTGGAAGCTCTGGTGCGCTGGCGCCGCTCGCCGCACAGCGTGCTGTCGCCGGGATCGTTCGAGGCCGCGCTGACCGATCCGGAGCTGGCCGTCCTCATTGGTGAGCGCATGGTGCGGCGGGTGTCGACAGACGTGCGCGGCTGGATCGAGGCGGGCCATCCGTGCGGGCGAATCGCCATCAACCTGGCGCCTGCCCAGTTCGCGGGTGGCGACCTCGCGGCGACGCTGCTGCGCCAGTTCCACGCCGCGGGGGTGGAGCCGACCCATTTCGACGTGGAGATCACCGAGACCGTCTTCCTCGGCCGCAGCTCCGACCACGTGGCGCCTATCCTTGATGAGCTCTACCGGGCGGGGGTGCGCATCGCGCTCGACGATTTCGGCACCGGCTACGCCGGCCTCATCCACCTGAAGCAGCTGCCCATCGACACCATCAAGATCGACCAGAGCTTCGTGAAGGATATCGAGCGCGACGCCTTCGACACCGCCATCGTCTGCGCCGTGATCGATCTTGGCCGCAACCTCGGCATGCGGGTGGTGGCCGAGGGGCTGGAAACCGCCGGGCAGGCCCGCTTTCTCAAGGACAAGCGCTGCGAGCTGGCGCAGGGCTTCTTCTTCTTCCGTCCCCTCGACGGGGCGGAGATGACCGAGCTGCTGCGCAAAGAGGGCGATGAGGCCGCCGCCGCCCGTCTCGCAACGTTTGAGACGAACTGA
- a CDS encoding transcriptional regulator, NifA, Fis Family (TIGRFAM: Nif-specific regulatory protein~PFAM: sigma-54 factor interaction domain-containing protein; helix-turn-helix Fis-type; GAF domain protein; ATPase associated with various cellular activities AAA_5~SMART: AAA ATPase~KEGG: rpc:RPC_4475 transcriptional regulator, NifA, fis family), which yields MVHNEALQVEREQPRAHVPLVSLSDVALTGIYEISKILTAPNRLETTLSSVVSLLSSFMQMRHGVISLLEDDGIPNITVGAGWNEGTDARYRARLPEKAIGQVIATAVPLIAENVASHPAFAPADVAALGASEETRVSWIGVPLRVGARVIGTLTIDRVWDGRSVFRLDSDVRFLTMVANLIGQTVQLHRVVSRDRERLMAESGRLQKELSELKPHTGSRERKRVFVDGIIGESREIRALLDKIMIVAKSHSPVLLRGESGTGKELIAKAIHEMSPRAKGPFIKLNCAALPESVLESELFGHEKGAFTGAVGARKGRFELADKGTLFLDEIGEISPSFQAKLLRVLQEQEFERVGGSHTLKVNVRVVAATNRNLEEAVAKNEFRADLYYRISVIPVIVPSLRDRRVDIPLLANEFLDRFNRENGRDLAFNPDAMEVLMGCGFPGNVRELENCVQRTATLAQGGAIVSDDFACKHNECLSALLWRSPAEAATRRPVEIPLPVMPSVVAPIGGEPANSNTVTKLPLPLVAPQPLLPAAAPAVAPARPTALDEDLSERERLVDAMERAGWVQAKAARLLGLTPRQIGYALKKHDIEIKRF from the coding sequence ATGGTTCATAACGAAGCGTTGCAAGTCGAGCGCGAGCAGCCCCGGGCTCATGTTCCCCTCGTATCCCTGAGCGATGTGGCGCTCACCGGGATCTACGAGATCTCGAAGATTTTGACGGCGCCGAACCGGCTTGAAACCACGCTGTCGAGCGTGGTCAGCCTGCTTTCGTCCTTCATGCAGATGCGCCATGGCGTTATTTCGCTGCTGGAAGACGACGGAATTCCCAACATCACAGTGGGCGCCGGCTGGAACGAGGGCACCGATGCGCGCTACCGCGCACGCCTTCCGGAGAAGGCGATCGGCCAGGTGATCGCCACCGCCGTGCCGCTGATCGCGGAGAACGTTGCTTCCCATCCCGCTTTCGCCCCGGCCGATGTGGCCGCGCTGGGCGCCAGCGAGGAGACCCGCGTCTCCTGGATCGGTGTTCCGCTGCGCGTCGGCGCGCGCGTTATCGGCACCCTCACCATCGACCGGGTGTGGGACGGGCGCTCCGTGTTCCGCCTCGATTCCGACGTGCGCTTCCTGACCATGGTGGCGAACCTGATTGGCCAGACCGTGCAGCTGCATCGCGTTGTCTCCCGCGATCGCGAGCGCCTGATGGCCGAGAGCGGGCGCCTGCAGAAGGAATTGTCCGAGCTGAAGCCCCATACGGGCAGCCGCGAGCGCAAGCGCGTCTTTGTGGACGGCATCATCGGCGAGAGCCGGGAGATCCGCGCGCTGCTCGACAAGATCATGATTGTCGCCAAGTCCCATTCGCCCGTGCTGCTGCGCGGCGAGAGCGGCACCGGCAAGGAGTTGATCGCCAAGGCGATCCACGAGATGTCGCCGCGGGCCAAGGGCCCCTTCATCAAGCTGAACTGCGCCGCGCTGCCGGAATCCGTTCTCGAATCCGAACTGTTCGGTCACGAGAAGGGTGCCTTCACCGGCGCCGTGGGGGCCCGCAAGGGTCGCTTCGAACTGGCGGACAAGGGCACGCTCTTCCTCGACGAGATCGGCGAGATCTCGCCCTCGTTCCAGGCCAAGCTGCTGCGCGTGCTGCAGGAACAGGAGTTCGAGCGGGTCGGTGGTTCCCACACGCTGAAGGTGAACGTGCGTGTCGTCGCCGCCACCAACCGCAATCTTGAGGAAGCGGTGGCGAAGAACGAGTTCCGCGCCGATCTCTACTACCGCATCAGCGTCATCCCGGTGATCGTGCCGTCGCTGCGCGATCGCCGCGTGGATATCCCGCTGCTCGCCAACGAGTTCCTCGATCGCTTCAACCGTGAGAACGGTCGCGATCTGGCGTTCAATCCCGACGCCATGGAAGTCCTTATGGGCTGCGGTTTCCCCGGCAATGTGCGTGAGCTTGAAAACTGCGTGCAGCGCACCGCCACCCTTGCCCAGGGCGGCGCCATCGTCAGCGACGACTTCGCCTGCAAGCACAACGAGTGTCTGTCGGCGCTGCTGTGGCGCAGCCCGGCCGAAGCGGCGACGCGCCGGCCCGTGGAAATCCCCTTGCCGGTGATGCCGTCGGTGGTCGCTCCCATTGGCGGCGAGCCGGCCAATTCCAATACCGTGACCAAGCTCCCGCTGCCCTTGGTCGCGCCGCAGCCCCTCTTGCCGGCCGCCGCTCCGGCGGTGGCGCCAGCCCGGCCGACCGCGCTGGACGAGGACTTGTCTGAGCGTGAGCGGCTGGTGGACGCCATGGAGCGGGCCGGCTGGGTGCAGGCGAAGGCCGCGCGGCTGCTGGGCCTGACCCCGCGCCAGATTGGCTACGCGCTGAAGAAGCACGACATCGAGATCAAGCGCTTCTGA
- a CDS encoding 4Fe-4S ferredoxin iron-sulfur binding domain protein (PFAM: 4Fe-4S ferredoxin iron-sulfur binding domain protein~KEGG: bbt:BBta_5932 ferredoxin) has protein sequence MAYKIITSQCTVCGACEFECPNAAISLKNDTYVINPKKCTECEGSFETPQCAVVCPVENTCVPA, from the coding sequence ATGGCCTACAAGATTATTACGTCTCAGTGCACCGTCTGCGGCGCTTGCGAGTTCGAGTGCCCGAATGCCGCGATCAGCCTGAAGAACGACACCTACGTCATCAACCCCAAGAAGTGCACCGAGTGCGAGGGCAGCTTCGAGACCCCGCAGTGCGCGGTGGTGTGCCCGGTGGAAAACACCTGCGTCCCGGCCTGA